From the genome of Triticum aestivum cultivar Chinese Spring chromosome 1A, IWGSC CS RefSeq v2.1, whole genome shotgun sequence:
ATGTTTACCTGGTCAGTGACTTGGTGAAGTCGTAAACTTGGTTcggggccaccttgctgcactgcAAGATTATTTTCAACATGGACATTCTGCAATTTAATAGGAAAAGATTTCATCGTCATCATTGATAAAAATCTAGATAAGTCCTTGCACGTAGGTTAAGATTACTAGGAAGGTATATACGAACCCAAACAGGTTACAGTTGCAAACCAAAAGGTTAATATTTCACAAAGTTTTAACTTGATGATAAGATAGCTTTCCAATATTTAACTACTAAAAGGGTTCAACCAATCCCAAAATTACTGGCAGGAGATAATTGATAATTGAGTACAAGTTAGTTAACACACCTTAGTGATCACATGTTCATGTGGTAAATGCACATTGCCACAACCCTCTTTTGATTTGGTTTGCTGCAACTCCTATTAAAGGAATAGTTCTAAGACATTAGAATGGATATGCATTAAATAGTACATAAAAAGCCCATTACATTACATGCATGGTAGTTTGTGGCTCCTACACATCATTATTTGATTGTTCAAGAACATTATAAGATTCAGATTGGAGATTGTTATCTCTGTCATGTGGAGTGACCTGCAATAAAATTATTGTAATAGCATATCAGTGTTCATTAATTTCATGTTTGCACAAATATAACTGCTTTTGATATGCTAACTTGATGATTTTCTGTACGAGAATCCACTTCATTTCTGCAAATCTCTCCAGGAAACTTTTTGGCAAGGAATGCAGCAATCATAGCCATCTGACCTCTGACATCCCCTACATCACCTTTGACTTCCTTTACATCACCTTTGACATCCTCTACATCATCTTTGACATCTTCTACATTATCTTTCACCATGCGTACTTCAAACTGAAGATTTTCTTGGTCAGATTTCCCAACAAAAGTTATTCCCTGAGAAACATTTACTCCGCTCCAATACTTTTCATCATAGTAACCTCAAAGTTTTGCCCTTTTATCAAGTGCACCTTTAAAGGCTTTAGTATAATCGTCAATGGAAAGGCTACCATTATGATCGATTTTCCTTTTTTTTAACTCCTCATTAGTTGCATCCTATTGAATAGGAATAATTATTAATTCATTACTATACTATGGAATAGATTGTATGTTGGACTGTAGACAAAATAAGTAGAACGTACCATTATTGTCTTCACATTCTCGCTTGTGTAATTGCCATCTTTTTTCTTATGAGCTTCATCCCATAGGTCAATCTTGTGGACCGGTGCTTTCCTTTTGATTTCCTATCCAGCAAAGTATGTTAGGTCCTCCAATAGTTATTTTTGAAGATAATTGATTTGTCATGTAACAAAGACTATGAAAAGTATCGTTGTCACCATCTCTTTTTGTAGCCTGACATGGCTTTTTCTCCCGGTTGTGTGTGGATTCTTCTGTTGCTTCACACACTCTGAGTTTTTCTCGCATAACTTCTGCAAACAAATTAGATGCAGACACGTAATGTTAGCAAACTAATTTTGGAGTTCAGTTTGAGCATGAGAGGATGAGATAATAACCATGTGTGAATCCTGGCACCACATTCCAACTAGAATCTCCCGTTGATGCTTATTAACACCTATTGGAACATCACTAATAATTTCCTGGAGAGATCTCTCTTTccgtttgaaatattttttcttcAAGCGAGATTTGTAGGCTCTCCATCTTTTGCAAACAGTCATTAGGACCCAGTCTCGTGTAAGCTGCTTTGTCTCAGATGGATAGACAAATTTCTCCTTCAACAAAGTAAATTTAATTGTTTCATGTGAAATGACAATAAAGATGTATGTGATGATACATCAAAAAAAGATGTATGTGATGATACATCAAAAAAAGATATATGTGATGATGTACCTCTACATCCTTGATCATGTTGTTCTTTCTCTGGACAAATAATTCATTGTCCCGTCTTGGAATGTTCAGTGGTGCAAATGTGGAGTTCTCTACAACGTCGCTAAGATAGCTACTAAGAATGGAACCAGACCTTTCATTCGGAACACCTTTTTCGTTAGTCTCCACAATTATCTTTCCACCATGTACCTGGGATAAATTCTTCAGCCGAAACCCCCCTACAATCTACCGCGTCTCTCCATTTGGCCCTGCAAGCATGAATACCCCAACACGTCAGAAACCAGTATAATAAAAACCTCATTCCGAAGAAGATTAGTCATGGAAACTTACAAATTATCTTGATTTGGCTAGTGGATTCATGAGATCTTCCTGGTACTATATTATCAATCTTTGGAGGACCTTGCAGATTTTCTTCAGCAAGCTgcacatgttttgcatcatgcaTTGTACGGTTCAAGTCCTGAAGTCGTCTTGGTATCCTCGCCATCGTTAATCTGCCAAATTAACAAAAACTACAGACCTCAACCAAAAGTTCAGTGCGGCATGGCATGTACAGGTCTACAGCTAGCGTAGCTAACTTGTACACTGTTACAGAGAGCTGGAACATTCAATTAGGCAAATGGCTACACATCACCTTGATGTCTCTTGAGCTCATGACACAATCTACAACGAGATGCTTCAGATTTTCAGTTTGCAAAACATGAGGTCAGTATACAATCTTTACAAGCAAGATTAGAAATAAACAAAGGGTCAAGCCTTAGTAAAACATTACAAAGCCCCGATGACCGAGTTAGCACAGCTAAATCAGTGCACTATGTTACTTCCTGTACCAGCGAGATGGAAGATGCAATTAGGAAAGTGGCTACCCAGTACATTGATGTCTCTTGAGGTCATGACAGAATCTGCAGCGGTTATCTTGTTTGAAGGATCAGGGTTTCTTGATGGTCTTGTAAAACGTGTAGTTCCTTCTAGAAATCTTTAACAAAAGGTCAAGCATTCTTGGGCAAGATACCCTTCAGCAATTGAACCTTCAGGAAATGCTCTATTGCGCACAAGTGCTTTCAGCCAAGCAAATGATCTAAATTTAATTAAGCAAGATGTTACTTCTCAAAACTATTGAAGATTAAATAAAATCAAAGTTAAAGTGCCATATCTCTCTAGGGGGTACATCCACCGATAGTGCACTGGACCACCAAGTGTAACTTCTTCAACTAAGTGCACCATTAGATGCACCATGATAGTAAAGAATGATGGAAGAAAAATTCTCTCCATATTGCAAAGTGTCATCACAATACTCTCTTGAAGTTCGTCAAGCTCAGAGACATATAACACTTTCGAGCATAGTTTCTTGAAGAAATTAGACAGCCAGATAACTATTTCCATGACCTCTTTGTGTGGGTAACAGGATCgaagtgctagaggaagaatatCTTCCAGAATAACATGACAATCATGACTTTTGAGACCTGAGATTGTACAATCTTTCATGTTGACATGCCTAGAAAAATTTGATGCATATCCATCGGAGGTCCTAATATTGTGCATCACTAAACAAAGTATTTCTTGCTTTTTTGGAGACATAGTCAATGGTGCATCAGGCAATACTACTTTTCCATTATCATCTATAGTAGGATGAAGATTACGTCGAATTCCATTTTCACCAATTTCTGCCAAATCAAGCCATGCATTAAGGCCATCCTTTGTTTTAGAATCAATATCCAACAATGTTCCAATTAAATTATCAAACACATTCTTTTCTatgtgcattacatcgagattGTGCCTTAACTTGTTAAGTTCCCAATATGGCAAGTTGAAAAATATTGATTTTTTGAACCAATCCTCAGGCTTCTTCTCAGGCttaccttggttcttaattgactTCTTGTTGCCTTCCTTCCTTTTATGCTTCGGTTCTTGattcttttcattttctttttcactGTTTTTGACCTTCTTTCCACCCTTTGCTTTCTTTGCTACATTGCCTTTTTTGCCTAACACAAACACTCTGCCTTGCAACATTTTCAAAGCTGAACTACCACTCATAGTTGTCGGTGCCAATTCTGTCTCTTTAGTGCCATCAAATTCCCGCCTTCTTCGGTTTCGAAATACATGACCCTGTGGTAACCAACGACGATGACCCATATAACAAAGTTTCATACTCTTATCCAGGCGAAATGATCTTGTAGAAGGACCACATGATGGACACCCATATTTACCACTTGTGCTCCAACCATACAGGTAAGCTAATGCTGGAAAATCATTTAAAGTCCATAACTATGCAGCCTTGAGTGGAAATATCTCCTACGAGGAAGCGTCAAATGTGTCTACACCATCCCATAACTGTAAGAGCTCATCAATCAGTGGCTGCAAATATATATATCAATGTCATTCCCAGGGGAAGCTGGTCCAGGAATGATCATCGATAAAATTAGAGATGTTTCTTTCATGCAAATCCAAGGCGGTAGGTTGTACGGGATAAGCATCACTGGCCAAGTACTATGTTTTGAACTCATACTCCGAAAAGGGTTAAATCCATCACTCAAAATGCCAAGGCGCGGATTACGAGGATCAACAACAAAACTGGGGTATCTAgcatcaagatctttccaacactcGCCATTAGCTGGATGCCATATCTTTCCATCTTTAGTACGACCCTCATCGTGCCAACACATGTCATCTGATGTTTTTCTTGTTGCAAAGAGCCTTTGAATCCTCGGTATCAAAGGAAAGTAACGCAACACCTTGGCTAGTTTCTTCTTCTGCTTAGATACAGATTCAGCTTGGGAGTCTTTCTTCTCATTTGTAACCCAACGCGAGCTGCCACACACATGGCAAGACTCTTGATCAGCTCGTTCACCTCGGAAAAGCATGCGATCATTGGGGCATGCATGAATTTTCTCGTAGTCAAGGCCTAAGTCATGGATGATTTTTTGTACCTCATAGTACTTCTTTGGTAGTTGTGCCTGTGGAAGTGCATCAGACAAAACACCAAGTAGCGTTGTAAATGATTCTTGTGACCATCCATGTAAGCATTTCATGTGATACAAGGTgatgagaaatgacaacttagaAAATGCTTTACATCCAGGGTATAACTTTGTGTTTGCATCCCCCAAGAAGCTTGCATACGTATTAGGTTTCTTCCTTGTTTGAGCATCTGCATTCTCATCCTCAACTGAATTAGGTACCATATTCTCAAATTCAACGCCATATAATTCACCATCAGATGTGCTTGATAAAGATTCACAACTGTTAGCCATAGCAAAGACATCACTTAAGAGTCCTGGCATGTCATCCATCCTTCCATGTTTGCCTTCTCCAACAACATTCCTTGGGATGCCAGGAATAGAAAAATTGCCACTGTTATCTGATACATGAGCAAATGCAAATGATGGTTCACTGTAATCCTCTCCATGGCAAACCCACTTAGTGTAACCTTGAAGAATACCATCACATCTCAAGTGAGTTTTCACTCCATCATAACTCTGCATACCTTTATTTCGGCAATTTACACAAGGACAGAGAATTCTATCACCAGCCGGAACATCATGGAATGCAAAAGACAGAAATTGCTCGACACCATCTTTGTAAGCAGCACTAGCTCTTGGCTGACTCATCGAACCTCGATCCATCGCCCTTTGATATGCCGAAGTAATGAAACAAAAAAACATATGTCAGTGTATAACTTCACATGTGTTATTTAAGAGATGAAAGCTGATTTAAATCTTTTTGCAAGAAAATCATGGAATACATAGATATTTTAATTCAATGATTGGATCCTAAAATATTTCATCAACCTTGAATTGAAAAACATCAAAAGGAATGTGCCATTGTAGGTTTAACTAGTATGCAAAGACGCCACTCAGTTCAATACAATTGCACATATGCTGCCATCTTTCTCCCCCTAATCCCAACTCTGGCTACATCGAAAGGAAACACACACCACATGAACAAACAAAAATATAAAACAGGGCACATGATTGGTATTATATATGCAGGGCCTTCAATTATCTAGAAATATTTACTCTTTCTAATCGCTGTAGGGACTTCTTTCCTTATGCAAAACTACTAAGATTGTTGGACTATCTAAGTATCCAAACTGAGCATAAAAACCATATAATAGGGTGCTTTAAAAAAACAACTATGTTAATTTCCCTGCTTTGATGATCTTGTGCATCTCAGGTAAGCACCATATACAAAAATCAAGGTACAACAGAAGGTAAAAAAAGGCCAATGATCACAGTCAGTATTATTATATATACAGTTATCACCATACTGGAAATACACTCCTTCCCAATTACAGAAACCTAGAGGATATGTGCAGCCACCTGAATGAAAAATGAAAAGCATGTGTAAAAGGGCGTTTGCAATGCAATCTAAATAATTAGTGGGCTGCACTGCATACACGTCATATCTATTTGCTCTAAGGATAATAGGAAAAGGGATATTAAGTTGAACTGATTAATGAGTCAGATAAGACATCATTGAACAAGAAACAGAGAACATATGTGATGATCTACAATACTAGATTGAAACTTAAGACCAATTTAACACCCTAGTTTGGTTAAAAGCttactttgccacaactaagccaAAAGTAGTAATTGTTACCCCTCGGGACAGAGTGTGGCTTGCCACAAAAGTGTGGCCAAAATATACTCCTTAATCATGTGACTAGTAAAGTCGCAAGCCACAACCGTGTGAGCCAACTGAGCACCCACTCACCTCAGAAATTATGTGTGCCTAACCATAGGTCTGGCAACATTTGGCTTGAAACCAAACAGTCCCCAAGTGACTTGCAATTGTTGAAGGGTAGCTGGTCGCATATTTTTACAAAGTTAGCAAGCAAGGCCTAAGAGAGTAATTATCAAACAGTGCATTCTAATGCACACAATCAGTTGCTGCATGTGTTTACACCTTCAGGAAAAGGGTATTTTTAGGATACACTACCACTTGCCTCATTGGCGCATGGTAGGATACGCTGAAAAGACAACTTAGGTGAGTGGCATGTTGCTGATTTATTTATAAAAAATCCTGGAAGATTGCAGCTACTTACTTGCATTATGGAAGTTACTGTGCTCTTCAGTGTTATAAGCATGATTCAGCTTCATACATGCTACATATATTGTTTCAGTACCGAATAGGTTGTCCACTTTACATCCAATGCTTGATACTTTTGGACAAATGGTATGTCTCTCTAGAATTTAAACTCGATTCTTAATGATACAACAAAATAGATAAAAACATGCCAAAAACTTCAAAAAAAGAGTATGGGATACAAAAGAGGCACTTTCTCGAGTTGAGATTGAAGGCGGGTTGTTTGAAGCCAAAGGCGGTGGTCCAATCTATGGTTGTTCCAATTTCTGGAGTTGATTCAGTCCAACTGAAACACTGGGTGTTGAAACTTGCAATGAAATatatcttcctcttctttttctacATAATGAAATGAAATTGATATTAATATGCATTCCCTTCCAAATCAACAATACGTTATACATATACACAGTCCCCTGCATATTCGCTGATACACAATTTTTCAGTTCAAATTTAATTTCATTTTCATCATACACTGATAGGAAGAACAGAAGAGAGAGCTTTCTCAGAAAATACCCCTGTCCCAGCCTGCTTGCTGTTTGTTGACTGCAAGTCCTGGGCGGCAGAGTCCGGCCAAGCAGGCGAGCAGCCCGGGATTGGCCGGAACAAAGCGCCAGAGCCGACGCGGCAGGCGGCGGCCCCCGGTAGGAGCAGGCGTGGAGTAGCACGTCCCTAGCGACCAGGCAAAGGGCCGGGGACGACCGAGGAGCACCGGTGCAGAGGGGCTAGGGGCAGTCCTTGCAAAGGGCATTCACCGGCGGCGGACGCGGCGCACTGGCAGGACTAGTTGCAGGAGGCAGGAGATGGAGTTGGTCGTTGGAGGCTATGGAGATTGGGAGGGGGCGCATGGGTGGAGCCATGGAGGAGGAGCtagcccgtcggcggcggcggcatagaTGGGCGGCTCAGGACATGGCGACGGATAAGGTGAAGGAGGGCGCGCGCTGAGTTCGGTACGTGGGCTCATTTTACTGCATAGATGGGCCCCATAATTTCCTTTTTCTGCAAAAAAtactttggttttattatttatttgtTAAA
Proteins encoded in this window:
- the LOC123044861 gene encoding uncharacterized protein; this encodes MIKDVEEKFVYPSETKQLTRDWVLMTVCKRWRAYKSRLKKKYFKRKERSLQEIISDVPIGVNKHQREILVGMWCQDSHMKLCEKNSECVKQQKNPHTTGRKSHVRLQKEMEIKRKAPVHKIDLWDEAHKKKDGNYTSENVKTIMELQQTKSKEGCGNVHLPHEHVITKNVHVENNLAVQQGGPEPSLRLHQVTDQDKVEVMLYSTNLRNKDKLVAKGTLESKEKTYVVGGNMLGVQYVAVRVRGCTYLGDEKLVRPYEKFQTVRDAMGSVIAWPRSHVKIVKPTPPAQSQSIGR